One Helianthus annuus cultivar XRQ/B chromosome 7, HanXRQr2.0-SUNRISE, whole genome shotgun sequence genomic region harbors:
- the LOC110868821 gene encoding F-box protein At2g02240-like: MEYSSASASDVVMQLNKALEFQVDYDIWEPKLPIDYKEIIQMSKTPGINNSIEKYEDLYHTFSKGILLQKGKVLFSLGSNGERNEMISARMFLYKNHTSCKYRSLQESRFPKVVEVFDTLKLKIPIKITTQFLSPGVKYGAYIIFKFRDTRKASSKQIYVNLKYKMGGETLHAYFATWRNDKWMKIELCRFLCDKKDTYFEVLLESFSRYHCGTESIYVEGIEFRDVKNEEVEQVKETLNSDSNTDQCLSLKEVNTKKHLMLSAVEVLYESANLKHFHVHPSVKSRFQEAIELPRQHKFRIKCKIQSQMLSHDTVYSCYLVYKLSENCVGLHCPLIVRDLVRQNKNEAQIVYVRTPSPWNIHENISVPKQREDGCMEVQVWKFNSKLQLINDCIPVNLKLITYEGTMSGLIVCGLEFRLI, from the exons ATGGAGTACTCGTCAGCAAGTGCAAGTGATGTTGTAATGCAACTTAACAAggcattggaatttcaa gtggaTTATGATATATGGGAGCCCAAGTTGCCTATAGACTACAAAGAGATCATCCAGATGTCAAAAACTCCAGGGATCAATAATTCAATCGAAAAGTATGAGGATCTCTACCACACATTTTCCAAAGGAATCCTTCTTCAAAAGGGCAAAGTG TTGTTTTCACTTGGCAGTAATGGAGAAAGAAATGAAATGATATCTGCAAGAATGTTTCTGTACAAAAATCATACTTCATGCAAATACCGTTCTCTTCAGGAATCAAG GTTTCCGAAAGTAGTAGAGGTGTTTGATACCTTGAAGCTGAAGATCCCAATCAAGATAACAACACAGTTTTTATCTCCAGGAGTCAAATACGGAGCTTATATTATCTTTAAATTTCGTGATACAAGAAAAGCTTCAAGTAAACAAATATATGTGAACCTAAAGTACAAAATGGGAGGCGAGACCTTACATGCGTATTTTGCAACATGGAGAAACGACAAGTGGATGAAGATTGAATTGTGCCGATTTTTGTGTGACAAGAAAGATACTTATTTTGAGGTTCTACTTGAAAGCTTTTCAAGATACCATTGTGGAACTGAATCCATCTATGTTGAGGGAATTGAGTTCCGAGAC GTGAAAAACGAAGAAGTTGAGCAAGTCAAAGAAACTTTGAATTCGGACTCAAACACGGATCAG TGTTTATCCTTAAAAGAAGTCAACACAAAGAAACATCTTATGCTTTCAGCAGTGGAAGTTTTGTATGAATCTGCCAATTTAAAGCATTTTCATGTGCACCCCTCAGTCAAGTCGAG ATTTCAAGAGGCGATTGAGCTACCACGACAACACAAATTTCGTATCAAGTGCAAAATTCAAAGTCAGATGTTGTCACATGATACAGTTTACTCGTGTTACCTTGTTTATAAGCTTTCAGAAAACTGTGTCGGGTTGCACTGCCCGTTGATAGTAAGAGATCTAGTTCGACAAAACAAGAATGAAGCTCAAATTGTCTATGTCAGGACCCCAAGCCCATGGAATATACATGAAAACATCAGCGTTCCAAAACAAAGAGAAGATGGATGTATGGAGGTTCAAGTGTGGAAATTCAACTCAAAGCTTCAACTTATAAACGACTGTATTCCAGTAAATCTCAAACTGATAACTTATGAGGGAACTATGTCCGGCCTTATTGTATGTGGCCTCGAGTTTCGGCTGATTTGA